atagCACAAACAACGTGCAGCCCCTGGTTAATTGCAAAGAGCAGGCTTGTTTTGCAGTTCTCCTGAATATGTACTTTGATACAAACCATCTAACAGCAGAGAGCTAataaacacagacacacacagacacttCATCTCCTGCAATGTGTTTTTCTAACTTCCTGTTAACTGACATGCCTGGTTAAGTGAAAGTTGGTCATGTCCCCAGATGGCAATGTGCTTCACGCGGTGCTCACCCACTTACCCACAACTCCATTATTCTGAAGGTTTCAAATGTCTCTCCAGATAAGCAGGGGAGTAATGCACGGTGCACATGGCTGTCAGGGGACACGACCGACTTTCAGTTAACCAGGAGTCTCAGTTAACCAAAGGTTGGATAAACAAGGGCAAATAAGCTTCTAGATTATACTATTTCCAGTATACTCACAgttgtttcagtgtttcatttaaataacaCAGTTCATCtaatttaatttacagaagTCACAGGGGAATGAGTGTTGAGGAAAGAAGCCTGTAGATGAACTTCTGTTTGGCATTTCCATTTATAActacaatttttaaatgtcttttattaTTGTCTATACACTGAATTTCTTCTTGGGtatgaaagtaattttgtgccttcccagaaaaagaaagcatgctaTTCCATGTGGTTCTTCAGGCCACATGAGttcagttttcagtgtttgttttaaatagagTAGATCCATGATAACAGTATGTATAGACTACTTGCGTATAAGAATGGCATAGCCTTGAGACAGTTATTGAGAATCTGAGAAAACCCTTAGCGATCACTTGGTATAAAAGATCTAGATACTATACAACATAaccaggatgaaaaaaaaaaaatcatctcagATTGACATGGGTCTCAGGAACAATACAGAAGATCCAGAGGAAACTGTCCATGAGCATCCTTTACAAACactatgaaagaaaacagattagcCTTTCAATTATGTAATGGGTAATGAGCCCAGAAGGATTCTGCTAGTGGAATTAAGAACATAATTTACTTCATGTATGTTAAAGATtgttcaaaataattaaaaaaacccagaaagagCAAGGCtgtttgtgttgggtttttttcccctcacacaAGGAATCTCTTGAAGACAGATCACTTTACCCCATACTAAGAGACTTCCAAGAAAACACCTCAGATTTGTCTGCATTTTGGCTATATGCATGGGCTTTTTTGGTAATCCAAGAATAGGCTGAGGATACTATTTCTGAATCTATGTGAATTTAGGATATTTACAATTGTTCAATTTCTGAGTCCTGCAACAGTCTATTTACTCACAATGaatttttacacagcttttacacatttttgtttattaaagaaTCAGCTCAGACTCTCCCAACTCCCCAgatattaaatataatttggTTAATGCAAGAAGTTACAGACTTAACAGCTATGACACTGACACTTATTCAAGCAAGGTAacaaatacctttaaaaaaatatatatatatatatataaaaacagtCTAcgaaaaaagattattttggtCACAGCACATAATAGTGGAACACATACAAAAcaacttgtatttattttaagacGGTTTTGCCTATTTAGATATTTTAATTATCCTTCTGTTTTTATCAGTTGctacaattttatttctctttaacaTATAGTAGGTAGTTTCAGAGCCTAACATATCATAGCACCGACTGTGTATGTTTTCTAATACTTTGTTCATAATGTAGCAATGATTAAATGAATACTGCTATACTTTCATGTGCGTTATTCTTCTCTCAGAAACTTCCCATTTCATAGTTACCAACTCTTGATCACAATGCCCAGGTTATTTGCCGCCTTAGGTTAGATGCATAACACCAGGCACAGAAGAGGAGGGCATTCAAAGTGGACTGGATACTGGGATAAAGTCAGCAGATCTTTGGCAGGTTTTAGAACAGAGAGGAGAGTTCAGGACCTtagatttcttcctgtttctgaaCTTCTCTAACTGGGAAGAGTACCTGTACAGAGGTGGATATGAAGTAAACTTTCGTCTATGCTACTTTAATACGTATAATTCAGGTTGCCGCCAAAACCCAGAGATTTCTGTCTTTTACATAAAAGCTGCAGGTTGTGGGTGTAAAAACGCAGTTGCTATGTTATAGCTAGCTTAGTGTACTACAGGTGCCTGGCCTATTGATCCCTTGATAGAGCAGTCTGAGTAGACTATATTTGATAAACATACTTGGTAATCAGTCGTTATGCCTGGCAAGCTTAGTAagctattttcttccttgtcttaAATCTCCCTGCCCCTTAAAAAGTTCCTTTAGATCCTCATTTTCCTGTActattttaaagactttttctgGCCAGACTAAAATACTTTTCTCTCCTTATATATGTTCTTGCATTGCATCAACTGACAAGGCATCAAACTCTTATGTCATCAAGAACTCACAGTAAGAAATGTGTAATCTCTACCTACATCCTGCATAAATTTAAGACCTGTGCCACACAGAGCTGAAACTGGACTGCTTTCTCTTTGTAGTCTTATTCACATAGCATGACCCCTACCAGCTTCTCCTATGAAAGGAGACGAGCTTTCATTTTACTAGATAACTTTGAGGTTAATTGTGTTACAGACTTGAGAGAGAAGCCTGTTAAGCCTTGGATAATTGTTTTCATGTAGAGAGCTGTTATTTCCAATTACTTCTCATGCTAACAACCACTTAAGTTTGCAGCACTTGCAATTCTGTTTTGTCACCACAATGTtcaataaaatatgtttttcagagTCACCAAAAAGCATTAATTCTATATCAGAGTCAAAATGAAATCCTCTTTAATCCAAAAATTACTATGAAATAGATGTGATTCAATAGAGCAGCAACATTTACTGCAGCATCCAAAATGAATCCTGAAAAGCATGCCATTGGATTCTAGAACATGGCCCATGGATGCCCTTTCCCTTTAACTGCAGGAGAAAACTAAGTAACTGttaaggttttgtttctcataaGCTTAGACAACACattacttcctttttcattctgttaAGGAAGACAGAATTCAAGGATGTTTATACAGGAACacaatttttatatatagtaaTTGGCTAGTCATACTATTGTAAGCATTATCACTTTTTTTACTCAAAAAACCAGCCTTCTGAACTGCTTCTACAGGAAAATGGcatctttaaaaacaggaaatgcatattttaatataaCAGGTTTCATAGTTGTCCtaacatgcaaaataaattaaggaGGGTATATCTGCTGATGAAGGTTAAagaaatagcacagaaaaaacatgtttttaaagcaaaatagtcTAGGAATTGGTAAGTGCTGCTGCACTAGATTTGGCCCAGCTTCTTACACATCCAACTGAGTAAAGTACTGAATACTGGCATTCCCTAAAACAGAAActatttaaactgttttaattGAGTCTCTTGGTTGATTCTATAGCATAATCCTATGATTTCTAGATTTCTCCAAGACATAAATACCACAAGCAAAATGTCATCAAAATTAACACTATTGGCAGCTGTGTGAAAATACCCTGAAAGCCTGCCTTATCATGAATGTTTGGCAAGtacttttcaaaatatcagTGCTGACAATTCACTCTCCTGAAGTCATGGATGTGTATACAAAGGTGTTATGTTAGATCACACAGTTCATATGTATTATTGTGAAACCACATGATTTACTATTCAAAAGGCTCCAAACCACATTTCTATCACAAAAAATAGAAACCACAACTGACGGACATCTTCAGAAGCTCTGGAATTAAGGCAAGTTCAGTGTTACAGGGAGGAAGTCCTTGCAACACCAGAGTGCAAAaccattaaagaaagaaaggccAGGGAGAAGCCTGTCTTAATCATTTGCATCCATAGGTGTGGAATGACCcatgttttaaatgctttgttcaAACTGAGGCGTTCAAAGCACTCCCTATGTTCTTATCCAGGCACACCAGCTTTGTTGTGGGGACGCAAGCTAAATGCACCCCAAATACTCACCTCATctgttcagttttcatttgtttcatatACTTTTTTCCACCTCTGGATCAAGGTGCTAGAAATTAAGCTAGAAGTACAGCGTTTCATTCCCCATTTCTCAGCTTATTTTTTTTGCCATATTTGAACTGCGCATTAAATTATCCAGACTAGGGACTTGACCAGAATACATCATAGCTTTCCTCTGGCCACATGCCTATACTTCCTGTCTGTGGACAGGTCCATCCTCTTTTTAGACTACCTACTTTCAACAGAGGCTTTGGGCTTCCCAAACAGAAAGCCTTTCCTTATTCagtgcaagaaaacaaacacagctgGCATATTTCTCCTAGACACATTTCACAAAGGCAGTGCATGCACAGCTAGCATGTTTTggaacaaacagaaacacagtgaGAAGAGATAAACTCAAGAGTATGGCTCATGGCAAAATCCCaaaggaaagaatcagaagtCTCCAAAGATGATTCAGAAGGCAGTAAAGGTTCCTGAGCTGCAAACAGTCAGGGGCTAGAAGCATACCCAGGGGAAATATcatctccttttcctgtttttataaTCTTTTCTCTTAGCCACTATCAGAGACATGATACAGGCTAGGGAGACCTTTGATATGATACATGGAGGCTGCTCTTATATTTTTATGATTGATGAGAGAAACAACAACAATAGCAGTTAAAAAGTAGGGAATAGACAGCAAACTAGTTATTCTCATCTGAATCAGCAGTTAAGAGGAACTGAAGGTCACTCGACTGTGACAAGAGACAGATCCTCATGCAAATAGTCCTAGTTATATTGCTTAGGCAAGTGTGTTCTGGTCTCCAAGACAGGAGCATATATACTCCCAAGATGTCAACACATATATGGACAAACACCCAAAGGAGAAACCTCAAAGAATAACTCCTTAGTAAGAACAGAATACAGCAACTTTTGGTTTGTTGTCTGTGTACCCATTACTCAGTGAACctgtattcttttctttaaaaaaaagttaactccAAATAACTTTTTCAGTTGTGAACCTTAAAAACTAGGCATTTACTACAGAAAATCTGGCAAGAATAAATGAGTGGGTAGACTCATGCATAGTTCTACATGGTTGAACAATGAAGGGTTAAACTGAGTTTACTTGGTTTTGCCTCCAGCtaagaaatacaataaaaatccAAAAGCTTACTCAAAAATATACTAAAAATTAACATGAGCCTTAAAAATCTCAGAATTCTTAGCTGTGTAGAATAGTATTACAagtcaacattttttaaatatggggATTTTTgcaaagtaggaaaaaattTGAAGATACAACTGGTACACGctcttcatttttaatctaACGAGTATTTTTACAAGTTATTTTGttcagaatatgaaaaataGGTAGCCCATGAGGAAagagccttttttcttctttccacttAATATTTCAACCTTCTTTTGAGAGAGATTTGGTCACTCAGTCTGAACGTGACTGACTGGAGATACTAGTTGTACAGACACCTGCTCTTCCTGGTGTATTTCAAGATGCACCCAAAAAAgacactttctttttcaagatTTGTGTGCTAGTTAATAGCAAACAAGATGTCCTCCAAAACAGGATAAACATGAACCCCATGAGAATATAACACTTTCTTGAAAGTCTAGAACGTACCCAAGTAAAAAAACCACGCACTGGCCCCCACCCAACCAAACCATACAATAAAACCCGTGTTTTACAGAAGAGACCGTACCCATGGAATGGTGCAACAGACTCTTCAAAGAGGTCTCCTGGAGGGAAACAGGTACTAAAGCCTAAACACTTGGTACTAGTGGTTAACTGACAAGTATTCCCAACAGCTCTTATGCCCTGCTTCATTAATGTGCTCAGAGCTAAACAGACATTCATCTGGCAACAGTTCAAGGCTGGTGAGCACCTTGCAAACATCCTTCCAGCTCGACTCATAACaaggaaggggcggggggaacaAAACAGGACTCTCACAGTACCGAGCAAACGTTACAAAAACTAATGTGCTTTCCCAGGTTTTATACAGAACAGATTAGCAACTGAAaagcatgcatttaaaaagcaaaggcagtaGTGATACTCTTGTAGCCGCTGGGAACAGCTAAGGGCTCTACATCATTACTATACAAGTTATTCATGATGTGGTGTACATCCATTCCATAGCCAAAGGAAAAGGTGTCTTATATTTGTTGTATTGCTTTGCATATTCTTGGTTTCAAAAAATTCCTATTCTAGAAAACAGTCACTTGTGTTTTAATGAGGTAACCTACACTGTCTACAATCAACAGAAACTCAGCACTCCAGATAACCTACCATACAACATCTGTCAGAACACTATTTTTACTTGCAatgttatttatattaatatattccCACTATATACACACAGGAAACTGTAGTCTCTTTCTCACTTCCGTTAATGCTATCTTTCATCCAGAACAGAATGAATTGCAATCCCCAGCCAAAGCTAAGGAACCAGAAGGTACGccatatttaaaatgctgtagtTTAGTTACATTCTAGAAAGTAAGTATGTACTGTTGATGTGAGCAACCTTCTAGGTACTTAATTTGATACCTTGATTTTCCAGGCATTTACATCACCTATTGCTTCTAGAAacattttgtatatttaaaattaaccaTTTCTATCTACGGAATAGCTTccttatttaatataaaaaaaatggtttcCAAGCCTTTTATGTGAAGCCAAAATGGCAAAACTATTTGGAGCAAAACTACatctttattaataaaataaaggttCAAGAGCAACCTTAAAAATGTAACTAGAGAAGTAacttaaactttattttaaattttaactgAAACATCTAACAAACACAGCTGAGTAACTGGGGGATCTTTTTTGTAATTTCCTTGTTTCTTATCCCATCTGActattcttcatttaaaaagataGTTCAGGAGGTAATCTGCCTATTTCATTGCAGAGAGCTttgcatattaaaataaattaacaaacGCAACAAAAAAACTGCTCAGTGTAGACATGTAGAACATGGATATTCACAGTtgcaaagaatataaaaatatagacTAAAGCCTGTTggtctcaaaatattttaaatgagtttCAGTATCATTATCTTAATTTTGTAAAGGAAGAGTTTGCTGAAGAACACCATGTAAGCTCATCACAAAATTAGAAAGCCTCAGCCCACACTAGATCTACAGAATTccctatatacatatatatattcctaAAGAAgtacagagaggaaaacaagcGTCATATATTGCACAATGAAAAAGttgaaagcagacaaaaatggAGGATGAAAAACTATTATTTTGGCATTTCAGTTAACTCTTTAGTAAAAACTCATCCCTCCAAATTTCACATGCAAAATACGTGATTCCTCACACACCCAAGTGGAATGGTTTTTACAAATGCTTGCAATAACATGCAGTATTCTCTACCAAGAGTCAAAAACtaacttctgttttgcttgaaGTAGGTCTAATGAGTTACTGGTTTCTAGAGCAGTCAGCAATATTAAGTGaaatttacaaatattaatgtatttatacTTCCTTTCTTCCGCCTGTGCAGAAGCTCACCATTAGACTGCTAACGTCTCCTACAGATTagaacacacagaaaatgcaaaaagcagattttcaaaTCTCACTTAACCCAGATTATTGTATGTGCTTGACTTGATCCAGAGCTCCCTTAAAGTGAATCTTTTCACTGATCCAGTGGACTTTAGGACTGGTCCTCAGCATCACCATTCCCTTCCTACCAGTAAGCATACAGTGACCATGCCAATCAGATTTTTTAAAGAGTGGATTCCACCCAAGACTGAGTAAAGAAGAATGAAGTAGGAATTAGAACTACTTACCTGAAAGGTCCGTATACAAAAATCCTAGTCAGCAAAAAAATAGCATGTTAACCATTACAATGAAAAGACAAACTATAAGCATCTGCATAAAACTCAGGAAACTTCATACTTCTCTTCTTGATGCTGGTCCTCTTGGTCACTTAGTTCATCATCATCTACCATATGCCCAAATGGTTCAGAAGAAATTGATACCATATTAGACAGGATAACTCTGCTATCACTGCTTCCTGTAAGGATCAGCTGATCATGAGAATGATTGTATCTGACATTCCAGACCCTAAAAATTGAAATCAGAAAGAACAAGAGGCTATTCTGGGCAGGTAGTGCACCAATgttaaatgatatttttttttttttaaacacagcactAAAAATTGGTATTTGATTTAACTGTTGTAAGTATGCATAGAAGTGACATGCCTCATTCCAAAGACtgttttttgtcattttcatttAGCTTTTAAGCTTCCATGTCATCTGTTTTCTATGAGGTGTCTTTAAAATTCAACaaaaaagttttggaaaaaaaatccaaagaacaaaacacacCATTCAGTGGTATCATTCCTTGAGGGTACATGCCAATTCATTGTTTAGTAAGtcagataaatatttaaggtctaaagataaaaatttccccaaagcaaaatacagattAGAAATAACCTGTTAAACAAAAATCTCACAATATTCTTACAGCAAAGTTTAAAATAGACCCTAAAACAAAAGTAGGATTGTATTTCtcttcaatttttaaattttatgtatCAAGTTAATACCAAATGTCTTACAGTTCTTgtcttattctttttcttttaatcttctggaaaaaaagtataaatgctgcttctgttaATTCACATCTTAATTCCCCTCAAAGTAGCTTCAGGGTCCagatttattttgcaagaattACTCCGACccaaattttataaaatatgaacCGCTCATCTTTTCTTAACCACTGAAGTCTGCAAACGTCCGACAAGATTCTCTCCTTGCTCCAGCCACAGGCCAGAGTGGGAGATACAGCCTCTAAATATTATCTCAGAGAATAAAATGACTGACTTGCATATTCTGGCTTAAGGGCTGCAAAGAGCATGAAAAAAGTGGGGCTGAATTATTGAGCATTTCCACCATTCAGCAACAGAAGGATAGATGGCAGCTGCTGTAACCAAAACAGCTCAAGGGCTTTTCTGCATGTCAGGTGCAGCAGATCAGGCTCAATTTGGGAAGGCACacctgtgtcccagctggccCCTTCAAGCCAagttctgtgctgtgctgtgcttctCAAAGGTGCACCCTATCTCCCAACAATGTTAACAACAGTTTCTTGCCAATTAGACTAACATTGTCTAAACTCTTAATTTACAATCACAGAAGGAACATTCACATGTTGAAACCTTTCCTCCATGCAGAAAAATGGTTATTCACAATTGCACAAACATAGTTTGCATTGTTCctaaacagtaaaataattagCTGAATAAATTACATAAGCCATCCACCCACAAAACAGCATGCAGATAATTTGTTCTACCAGTGGGAATGCTCCTCTAGCGTCTTCACTGGTTCAGCAACATTTCTTGTGTCCCAGAATTTCACCTTGCAGTCATCTCCACAGCTAGCCAGGTAGTACTGTTTATTGGGATTAAAGTCTAGGTCTCGTACCAGCTGTCCGTGTGCATTTTCTATGCAATATATCTGTctgtaaaacacattaaaaaaattaaatggtcTATAAAAAGCTAACTGCACTCCACTGACAGGAATCCGTTTCCCTGGAAACTTGCATAATCCCCTTAGCACCCGCAGACCTAGAGTTCCCATTGCTAGTGCATAGTTTAGGGAAATCCCAGCTGCTAACAACAGTGACTTGTATAGATTTCTCAGCTTGCATTGAAGCTTTGctcttttcttgtttgcatTAGGATCATCTGGAGCTAAAAGGAAACAGTGGTTCCAGATGATCCTAGCACAGCTCTCTAACAACTGTTATGAAATGTCTGCTGCCAAACCacaatatttttagaaaagagcTTCTCCATCCCCGAGCAGTTATACCaatattctgtatttatgaCATCTAGTTCTCCCTATATGAAAAGCTGAGATGCAAGGTAGACAACAGATACGAACAACAGCTTTTTATTATTGCTCTATTTTGAACTTACCTTCTTAATTTAACTGTGGCCCTTAAACTACTCAGCCATGCTCATACTCATGCATGTGGAccacttcagaaaacatttgtaGTACTGCCAATAACCTAGCATCTTTATTCAAAACATCACGTTCCATCAGTCTGTCTCCATTCCTCGCCTCTTAAACTTAGGGTTGGTTTTCTGATTGTTTCCCCTATTGCATTACCAGTTTTATGAAAAGGCTGTACCTGTTCCCATGTCCATTCTCAAAGCCACCATCTACCAAAATACTGCTTAGATATGAGTCTCCTACAATCTTCACTAGAACTTGTCAACACTTcatgagctttttttctttttttaaatgaaaaatgtttctcttcagaaaacatAGGCTGACCAAAACTTTGTATTTCCTGTGCTGTATATATGCTCTCCTCTGAAGATCAGGTAGAGAAGTCTCTTGCTGTTAACACCTAACTACTAATACAAAGCAAAGTAGCTCCATAAAGAGAGATCCTTGCAGCCACGGCAGTCACCTGGTATAGAAATCACCTAGACGCCCAACTTCAACACTCTCCTCAGAGTTTGAGAGGTTAAGGGTATCACACAAGTATGCCTTTCTACCAGGTATTCTGGGATCTGACTTCAACATTTCCTCTTAATTTCTTGAAACATCTTTAtgggaaaattttaaaatctcaagCATGCTTCAAAacacttctttcctcctttattGCACATTTCACTTCTTGCACTTGTTGCATTGCTTTTGGAGATGTGTGTAAgggcttaaaaagaaataccacAGTCCACTGTACATTCAGTAGTGCTTACCATGAAAGCCTTTAGCCCAACTTAAGTATTATTCTGACCACTTGATCCCCTTCCTTCCCAAATatgaatattcttttcttttcactctATCATCCTACCTACAGCAATAATACCTACATCGAATTTCCCACTTACATCATAAGATTAAGGCCAGACCACATGAACATTTTCTCCAGCTACTGGCTCCACCtgctcatatttttttttcttccatagtcTTTAGAATTTATTCTTGGAGTCTGAATTTTCCTGATACAATTCTCTCTCTAAATCCATTCAGCCTAGTGTCTGTCTCCTCTGCTTCAGAAGCTCTTCTCTGATTAAGATTGCTTCCTAGTCTATTCTAGGAGTCTTCCCACCAACCTCTTTTGTCTCCCCTCTTCTTTGTTTGCTACGTCCAAAATCATTCACTCCCTCTATGTTACAGCTATCATAATCGCACTCCGCAGAAGTAGCTATTCTAGCTACTTCTTTAGTATCTCTCCTCTCTTATTCTTTGCTGGTATAGCAGTTTTCTGTCCTTGATATGTTTTTCGTCCCCTCTCATTTTTTGCTTCTTATACTGCCACAGTTTATACTGTCCTGACTTTAAATGCCTACCTCTAGCCTAAGCAGTCGGTTATCAAATATTCACATAATTCTAGACATATTACAGTATAATTGCAGATGAGACTTAGtctttcacatatttttcaaGTACCTTGCAAAAAGCTCTTTGGCATAGCCTAGTACTTGTAAATTGGTTCAAGGACTATCTAATCTGAGCTTCACTTCAAGTAATTAGAATTGTGGGGTTTGCTTTTGTTAACCAAGCTATGCTTTCATTGAGGATCCTGTTAATATCTGGACTATCCATCTTTCCTAAAAGTTACTCAGAGTATTCACTTAATGCAAGATAGAGATGCTTTTTCTAATGAGACAGAGCATGAAGCAGACTTCACagtatttaacattttctaCTTAGAAACACAGGCTTTAATCTTAAGGTATTCACACTATATGTTAAGAATAGGATGATTacaaaaacatcacaaaaaagCAACTAAATAATAAAACCACCTTTCTACTTTGACCTTTCGTTCTTCTCTTGTATGCTTCATTTAAAAGTCTTCATAAATGAAAGTATACACGTATATATGAAGTTAGATTTTTATATATCTTTTTACAGGGCAAAGAACAGGACTTTCAAACCTGATGACAAGCGTACAGGAAGTGACTTAATTattatatttgtgtttttagcttttgtttattaaattaaataaacctTTCTGGCAAAAACACACAAGGCTGGCAAACATGGGGATTTATTGCTACACCCCTGAGCTGGCAGAAACCACAGAACTAAATTTAAAGTCATCCCCCTTTAAGGCAACAAAAGTTATTACAAGACATCGGTCTTCTTGGTTTAGTGATAAATTACTATGTGCTAAGGGGATAAAGCATATCTTAAAAAAGCTTGCACAGGCTTTAGTAGTCATGGCAACAGATGTGCACAACATCACTCCTTTGCTTATCAAAATCACAGCTGAGCAGGGGGGAAAACACCTTATTAGGTATATTCAAAGCCTTAGTTGATTTGGTTATGATTTTGCTAGATTCAGTAGTTTCACATAACTAGCATGCTACAATCATTAATATAGTATAGTATACTTTGGGTTAAAATCAGAAAAGTGAAGAGTGGCCTTACCCTGTGAATTACCTTCAGAGATTAAAGTTACCTTTAAATAGTATGCTATGAAGACAGTTCATAGTATAGTCAGGACTGATGTTAAATCATTTTCAGGTTGAATTACAGAACAGCTTCATTCAAGTAATGCCTATGTATTGCACAAATCATCTTGAGACTAGTACATAGTTCAGTAAAACTCAAAATACAAGTTAGAATTgaagctgaggggaaaaaacagagaaacccCTTTACTAAATTGTGAATATATCAGCTATGTAAGCCAAACCATTCCTTTTATAAGTGACAGCTTTGCCACATTtctaatctttaaaaaaaacccaaacaaacaaacaaaaaaaaacaaacaaaaaaatttgttAGGAGCATCTCCAAAGGAGactgtatttttcagagaaTAAGACTGCAATTTCTTATTACCTCATGCTTCGTGTATCCCATCCTCGAACAGTGGTATCATTGGCTGTTGCAATCTGTGTACAATTGTGGTGAGGACTCCATCTTCCAGAAGTAAATTTTAATTGTCCTTTCCCTTCCAAGGCTGCAGAACTAGAGAgctaaaataatgaaagaaagctGGCAATATTTCTAAATCTAAAGCTAAAGTGCA
This genomic interval from Pelecanus crispus isolate bPelCri1 chromosome 3, bPelCri1.pri, whole genome shotgun sequence contains the following:
- the EIPR1 gene encoding EARP and GARP complex-interacting protein 1; the encoded protein is MTCAAVWRMPKELESGSHESPDDSSSNTQTLELLCHLDNTAHGNMACVMWEPMGDGKKIISLADNNILLWDLQESSAKAVLSSSAALEGKGQLKFTSGRWSPHHNCTQIATANDTTVRGWDTRSMRQIYCIENAHGQLVRDLDFNPNKQYYLASCGDDCKVKFWDTRNVAEPVKTLEEHSHWVWNVRYNHSHDQLILTGSSDSRVILSNMVSISSEPFGHMVDDDELSDQEDQHQEEKIKEPLQDSVIATYEEHEDSVYAVEWSSADPWLFASLSYDGRLVINRVPRALKYHILL